One window from the genome of Metabacillus flavus encodes:
- a CDS encoding NAD(P)H-dependent oxidoreductase, whose protein sequence is MKICIVYDSEGGHTEALAQAIAAGAEKSREAAVYLKSVNDADVYDLPEMDAIIWGCPGHFGTISAGLKTWIDKLGYLWAEGKLINKVGAVFCTTATTHGGLEATLLNLITPMLHQGMIIAGLPGNTPENALYGSYYGAGITCPVESNEVISASDRALGMALGERVAEVTKRMSK, encoded by the coding sequence ATGAAAATCTGTATCGTATACGACAGTGAAGGCGGGCATACGGAAGCACTTGCCCAAGCGATTGCAGCTGGTGCTGAAAAATCCAGGGAAGCAGCCGTTTATCTAAAAAGCGTCAATGACGCAGATGTATACGACCTTCCTGAAATGGATGCCATAATATGGGGATGCCCGGGTCATTTCGGTACCATAAGTGCCGGATTAAAGACGTGGATTGATAAACTTGGCTATCTTTGGGCAGAAGGAAAACTAATCAATAAAGTCGGGGCTGTTTTTTGCACAACAGCAACTACTCATGGCGGTTTGGAAGCCACATTGCTAAACCTGATTACCCCTATGCTTCATCAGGGAATGATTATTGCAGGACTGCCGGGAAACACTCCTGAGAATGCCCTGTACGGTTCCTATTATGGAGCCGGTATTACGTGTCCTGTAGAAAGCAATGAAGTTATTTCTGCAAGCGATCGTGCACTAGGGATGGCTTTAGGGGAACGTGTAGCAGAAGTTACGAAACGCATGTCAAAATAA
- a CDS encoding DHA2 family efflux MFS transporter permease subunit, with the protein MTKNAAKSDSGVSQHMPLLIVLMLGLFLAILNQTLLNVAIPRLITEFGVTANTAQWLLTGYMLVNGALIPLSAYLIKRFAVRRLFLFAMFCFTIGSLICGLAGSFPIMMTGRLIQAIGGGVLAPLVMTIIVFIFPPESRGKGMGIFGLAMMFAPAIGPTLSGFVIQNYDWHLLFNGMVPLGAIVLIIAFFRLKDISPPEKIKADSLSIFTSLAGMGLLLYGFSEAGNDGWTDPIVLSSMGVGVILLIVFTIKQLKSEDPLLDVRVFKYSIFTLSSIINIAITICLFSGMFLLPIYLQNIRGYSPLDSGLLLLPGAIVMLIMSPVSGILFDKFGPRPLGIIGMVITTITTYEFTQLTMDTTYNHILILYMIRTFGMSFLMMPIMTAGLNQLPDRLSSHGSTMANTFRQVAGSIGISFLTTIYSNRTEFHLEEQGSQMNTSDPFFAEAFSEFTQKIAQTMSLSPEEAQQQAVQLLYARVVKDSTIHGINDAFFWAAGISLIGLVLAFFMRDVRKDKKVPEKPTVSKRSEEIRMLPAPKNVHS; encoded by the coding sequence ATGACAAAAAATGCAGCGAAATCAGACAGTGGCGTCAGTCAGCATATGCCGCTTTTGATTGTATTAATGCTCGGTTTGTTCCTTGCCATTTTAAATCAAACGCTGCTGAATGTAGCGATACCCCGTCTCATTACGGAGTTTGGTGTAACGGCCAATACAGCTCAGTGGCTTCTTACTGGTTATATGCTTGTGAATGGAGCACTGATTCCATTATCTGCTTATCTCATTAAGCGTTTTGCAGTAAGGCGTTTGTTTTTATTCGCTATGTTTTGCTTTACGATAGGATCCCTAATTTGCGGATTGGCTGGCAGTTTCCCGATAATGATGACGGGAAGGCTGATTCAGGCAATAGGCGGGGGAGTTTTAGCTCCGCTCGTTATGACGATTATTGTGTTTATTTTCCCTCCCGAAAGCCGCGGGAAAGGGATGGGGATTTTTGGACTAGCGATGATGTTTGCCCCGGCAATCGGGCCTACACTATCTGGCTTTGTAATTCAGAATTATGATTGGCATTTGCTTTTCAACGGAATGGTTCCGCTTGGAGCCATCGTATTGATCATTGCCTTCTTTAGACTAAAAGACATCTCGCCGCCAGAGAAAATCAAAGCGGATTCCCTATCAATTTTCACTTCTTTGGCTGGTATGGGGTTACTCCTGTACGGTTTTAGTGAAGCGGGAAATGATGGATGGACCGACCCGATTGTTTTATCATCAATGGGTGTCGGAGTCATTCTATTGATTGTTTTTACAATCAAACAGCTTAAATCTGAAGACCCTCTGCTGGACGTAAGGGTGTTTAAATATTCAATCTTTACTTTATCGAGTATCATCAACATTGCGATTACAATTTGCCTGTTTTCAGGGATGTTCCTGCTTCCAATCTATTTGCAGAACATTAGAGGCTATTCACCTCTGGATTCAGGATTACTCTTGCTGCCGGGTGCGATCGTTATGCTGATCATGTCACCTGTCTCAGGTATTCTATTCGATAAATTTGGACCAAGACCACTCGGTATTATCGGAATGGTTATTACGACCATAACGACTTATGAATTTACTCAGCTTACAATGGATACCACCTATAATCATATCTTAATCTTGTATATGATTCGGACATTCGGAATGTCTTTCCTTATGATGCCGATTATGACAGCTGGATTAAATCAGCTTCCTGACAGACTTAGCAGCCATGGTTCAACAATGGCCAATACGTTTAGACAGGTGGCCGGTTCCATTGGAATCAGCTTCCTTACAACCATTTATTCAAATAGAACGGAATTCCATTTGGAAGAGCAGGGAAGCCAGATGAATACTTCTGATCCTTTCTTTGCTGAAGCGTTCAGCGAATTCACTCAAAAAATCGCACAAACGATGAGTTTGTCACCTGAAGAGGCGCAGCAGCAAGCCGTTCAGCTTTTATATGCCAGGGTGGTCAAGGATTCCACGATCCACGGAATTAATGACGCATTTTTCTGGGCAGCAGGTATTTCACTTATTGGACTTGTGCTTGCATTCTTTATGAGAGACGTGAGAAAAGATAAAAAGGTTCCGGAAAAACCTACTGTTTCTAAGCGTTCAGAGGAAATAAGGATGCTCCCTGCACCTAAAAACGTACATTCATAA
- a CDS encoding HlyD family secretion protein: MSRGRLILINFIGIVVILALVAGGVYYYFQQTNYVTTDNAKVAGDLHSIKAPAAGKVSGMNVEEGDEIKKGAEIAKIGAANSTANSTQSITAPADGTIIKKQMDNEQMAQPGQTIASEVNLSELYITANLKEDTLQDIEVGDDADVIVDGDGGTVIEGKVEKIGYATNSLFSLMPKSNDDGNYTKVTQTVPVKISITNYSEQVLPGMNAEVKISKN; encoded by the coding sequence ATGTCCAGAGGACGGCTGATTTTAATTAATTTTATAGGGATTGTAGTTATCCTTGCGCTAGTCGCAGGAGGCGTTTACTACTACTTCCAGCAAACAAATTATGTGACGACTGACAATGCAAAGGTGGCAGGTGACCTTCATTCAATTAAGGCCCCTGCAGCCGGAAAAGTTTCAGGTATGAATGTTGAAGAAGGCGATGAAATCAAAAAGGGTGCTGAAATTGCCAAAATCGGCGCTGCAAACAGCACTGCAAACAGCACTCAATCTATAACGGCCCCTGCAGACGGAACCATTATTAAAAAACAAATGGATAATGAACAAATGGCACAGCCTGGCCAGACCATTGCAAGTGAAGTAAATCTCAGCGAATTGTATATTACAGCTAATTTAAAAGAAGATACGCTTCAGGATATTGAAGTGGGAGACGATGCAGACGTCATAGTTGATGGCGACGGCGGAACAGTCATTGAAGGAAAGGTTGAAAAAATCGGATATGCAACCAATTCCCTTTTCTCTTTAATGCCTAAATCCAATGATGATGGAAATTATACAAAAGTAACTCAAACCGTTCCTGTGAAAATTTCTATTACGAATTATTCTGAACAAGTGCTTCCAGGAATGAATGCTGAAGTGAAAATTTCTAAAAACTAA
- a CDS encoding MarR family winged helix-turn-helix transcriptional regulator codes for MKNNLSSQLERLDEIKDTLFMHKRQLIEMKIKEMPYNLTPTKYHILKFVFKQKKCKVAEISQKLLLTSGATTTLLNQLEDDLLLKRARDSQDRRIVWIVLTDQGDQFVAGMIEQRNLFWKEMLSVLNMEEREEYFRILNKIEAGILQKDAAEKKDQ; via the coding sequence ATGAAAAACAATTTAAGCAGTCAGCTGGAGAGGCTGGATGAGATAAAAGACACCTTATTTATGCATAAGCGCCAGCTGATCGAGATGAAAATTAAAGAGATGCCGTATAATTTGACCCCCACTAAATACCACATCCTTAAATTCGTATTCAAACAAAAAAAATGCAAAGTAGCTGAAATCTCCCAGAAATTACTCTTAACATCAGGTGCTACTACCACCCTTTTAAATCAGCTGGAGGACGATTTGCTCCTTAAAAGGGCAAGAGACAGCCAAGACCGGAGAATTGTCTGGATTGTCCTCACAGACCAGGGAGATCAATTTGTAGCAGGTATGATTGAGCAGCGGAATCTCTTCTGGAAAGAAATGCTTTCGGTACTGAATATGGAGGAAAGAGAAGAGTATTTCAGGATTTTGAATAAAATCGAAGCGGGTATTCTTCAAAAAGACGCCGCCGAAAAAAAGGATCAATAA
- a CDS encoding Dps family protein, with translation MSQKLLDKVNKQVANWTVLYVKLHNYHWYVTGKDFFTLHVKFEEFYNEAGTNIDELAERLLALQGKPAATMKGCLELSTIQEAEGGETAEQMVEQLHKDFLHVAQELKEGMELAAEVGDETTGDMLLAIHQSLEKHNWMLKAYLGK, from the coding sequence ATGTCTCAAAAATTGCTGGACAAGGTCAATAAGCAGGTTGCCAATTGGACAGTCCTTTATGTAAAACTGCATAATTATCACTGGTATGTGACAGGAAAAGATTTCTTTACGCTTCATGTTAAATTCGAAGAGTTTTATAACGAGGCAGGTACAAATATTGACGAGTTAGCAGAGCGGCTGCTTGCCCTTCAGGGAAAACCGGCTGCTACCATGAAAGGGTGCCTCGAGCTTTCGACAATCCAGGAAGCAGAAGGCGGCGAAACTGCTGAGCAGATGGTCGAGCAGCTGCATAAGGACTTTTTACATGTCGCTCAGGAACTGAAAGAAGGTATGGAGCTTGCCGCTGAGGTAGGGGACGAAACAACTGGGGATATGCTTCTTGCTATTCACCAAAGTCTAGAGAAGCATAATTGGATGCTGAAAGCGTATTTGGGAAAATGA
- the ytzI gene encoding YtzI protein, protein MYLWILGICIIIVFVVLALSVVTTNKAYKYEHTIDPMEEEEISPPVNKKDSAEK, encoded by the coding sequence ATGTACTTATGGATTCTTGGGATCTGCATCATTATTGTTTTCGTTGTATTAGCCTTAAGTGTGGTTACGACCAATAAAGCATACAAATATGAACACACTATTGACCCTATGGAGGAGGAGGAAATCAGTCCCCCAGTCAATAAAAAGGACTCTGCTGAAAAGTAG
- a CDS encoding lmo0937 family membrane protein, whose protein sequence is MLWTIIWILLIVWLIGLVFKIAGAAINLILIIVLALIVVKFVKRKRL, encoded by the coding sequence ATGCTTTGGACGATTATTTGGATTTTACTGATCGTTTGGCTAATCGGCTTAGTTTTCAAAATAGCCGGAGCTGCAATTAACCTGATTTTAATCATTGTACTGGCTCTGATTGTAGTCAAATTTGTTAAACGGAAAAGGCTGTAG
- a CDS encoding manganese-dependent inorganic pyrophosphatase, whose translation MEKVLVFGHKNPDTDTICSSIAYAELKNKLGLNAEPVRLGSINGETQYALDTFNKQAPRLVEKVSAEVNHVILVDHNERQQSADDITEVSVLEVIDHHRIANFETSDPLYYRAEPVGCTTTILNKMYKENGVEIEKDTAGLMLSAIISDSLLFKSPTCTEQDIAAAKELAEIAGVDLESYGLEMLKAGADLSSKTVEELISLDAKEFQMGTRRVEIAQVNAVDPNDILVRQSEIEAAIAHVVAEKGLDLFLFVVTDILESDSIALASGREVEAVERAYNVKIEDSRALLKGVVSRKKQIVPILTETFSSTNS comes from the coding sequence ATGGAAAAAGTATTGGTTTTCGGTCATAAAAATCCAGATACAGATACAATTTGTTCAAGCATTGCTTATGCAGAGCTTAAGAATAAGCTTGGTTTGAACGCGGAGCCTGTTCGATTAGGTTCAATTAATGGTGAAACACAATATGCGCTAGATACGTTCAATAAACAGGCACCGCGTTTAGTGGAAAAAGTATCGGCAGAGGTTAACCATGTAATTCTCGTTGATCACAATGAGCGTCAGCAAAGTGCGGATGATATTACAGAAGTAAGCGTTCTTGAGGTGATTGATCATCACCGTATTGCAAATTTCGAGACAAGCGATCCATTGTACTACCGTGCAGAGCCAGTGGGCTGCACCACGACTATTTTAAATAAAATGTATAAAGAGAACGGCGTAGAGATTGAAAAGGATACAGCGGGTCTCATGCTTTCAGCCATCATTTCTGACTCTTTGCTTTTCAAATCACCTACCTGCACGGAGCAGGATATTGCTGCAGCAAAAGAACTAGCTGAAATTGCCGGGGTGGACCTCGAAAGCTACGGATTGGAAATGCTGAAAGCGGGAGCTGATTTAAGCAGCAAAACAGTGGAAGAACTCATTTCTCTGGATGCAAAGGAATTCCAAATGGGAACACGCCGAGTTGAAATTGCTCAGGTGAATGCAGTGGATCCAAATGATATCCTGGTTCGTCAAAGCGAAATTGAAGCGGCAATTGCACATGTTGTTGCTGAAAAGGGTTTGGATCTGTTTCTGTTTGTCGTAACAGATATTCTTGAAAGTGATTCCATTGCTCTTGCTTCAGGAAGAGAAGTTGAAGCAGTAGAAAGAGCATACAATGTGAAAATCGAGGACAGCAGAGCGCTGCTAAAAGGCGTGGTCTCCCGCAAGAAGCAAATCGTTCCGATATTAACTGAAACATTCAGCTCAACAAACAGCTGA
- a CDS encoding FixH family protein encodes MKWKDWTLLVLLSAVLFLTAACQATGSKASDVPEMVNAKISVPKVIRKNETQKYEVKVTQGKGMVQDASSVEFEIWESGSKEQSEMVKAEHSGNGVYSISKAFKEDGIYYLQTHVTARDLHVMPKVKLIVGHAADNGKDKEEKESGHHH; translated from the coding sequence ATGAAATGGAAAGATTGGACATTGCTTGTACTATTATCTGCAGTTTTATTTCTGACGGCAGCATGCCAGGCAACAGGCAGTAAAGCTTCAGATGTCCCTGAAATGGTCAATGCAAAAATCAGTGTGCCGAAAGTGATCCGCAAAAATGAAACTCAAAAATATGAAGTGAAAGTGACACAGGGGAAGGGAATGGTCCAGGACGCAAGCTCGGTCGAGTTTGAAATCTGGGAGTCAGGTTCGAAGGAACAAAGCGAAATGGTGAAAGCAGAACATAGCGGAAACGGGGTCTATTCCATTTCAAAGGCGTTTAAAGAGGATGGGATTTATTATTTGCAAACCCACGTAACTGCGAGAGATTTGCATGTCATGCCAAAGGTTAAGCTAATAGTAGGACATGCTGCGGATAACGGAAAGGATAAAGAAGAGAAAGAATCAGGGCATCACCATTAA
- a CDS encoding S-ribosylhomocysteine lyase — MPSVESFELDHNAVKAPYVRHCGVHKVGSDGVVNKFDIRFCQPNKQAMKPDTIHTLEHLLAFNIRDHAEKYDHFDIIDISPMGCQTGYYLVVSGEPTVKEIIDLLEDTLKSAIEIDEIPAANEKQCGQAKLHDLDGAKRLMKFWLDQDKKELEKVFG; from the coding sequence ATGCCATCAGTAGAAAGCTTTGAGCTTGATCATAATGCAGTCAAAGCACCTTACGTAAGACATTGCGGCGTCCATAAAGTAGGATCCGATGGTGTTGTTAATAAATTTGATATCCGTTTCTGCCAGCCGAACAAACAGGCAATGAAACCCGACACGATTCACACGCTTGAGCATTTGCTTGCTTTTAATATTCGTGACCATGCAGAAAAGTACGATCATTTTGATATTATTGATATCTCGCCAATGGGCTGTCAAACGGGTTACTATCTTGTAGTCAGCGGAGAGCCGACTGTTAAGGAAATTATAGATCTTCTTGAGGATACATTAAAGTCAGCAATTGAAATTGACGAAATTCCAGCTGCAAATGAAAAGCAATGCGGACAAGCGAAGCTTCATGATTTGGATGGAGCGAAGCGTCTGATGAAGTTCTGGCTTGATCAGGATAAGAAAGAGCTTGAAAAAGTATTCGGATAA
- the yidD gene encoding membrane protein insertion efficiency factor YidD, producing the protein MKTLFLKLIRFYQKFISPMTPPSCRFYPTCSNYGLEAIQKHGAIKGSWLTALRILKCNPMHPGGFDPVPEKKESTHTHS; encoded by the coding sequence ATGAAAACATTGTTTTTGAAGCTCATTCGATTTTATCAAAAATTTATCTCTCCAATGACTCCGCCTTCTTGCCGATTTTACCCTACCTGCTCAAATTACGGTTTAGAGGCAATTCAAAAGCATGGAGCCATTAAAGGAAGCTGGCTGACAGCCTTAAGAATTCTTAAATGCAATCCTATGCATCCAGGCGGGTTTGATCCGGTTCCCGAAAAGAAGGAATCTACTCATACCCATTCGTAA
- a CDS encoding beta-class carbonic anhydrase, producing the protein MKILDHILEHNQTFVETKQYEKFETSKFPDKKLVILTCMDTRLVELLPNAMNFRNGDVKIVKSAGAIVAHPFGSIMRSLLVAVYELGAEEICVVGHHDCGMSKLNAKSFLEKTKNRGISQDKIDLLRYSGMDLDKWLQGFDKVEDSVLHSVDVIKNHPLLPADVRVHGLVIDPGTGKLDLITNGYE; encoded by the coding sequence GTGAAGATACTTGATCACATTTTAGAACACAACCAGACATTCGTCGAAACTAAACAATATGAAAAATTTGAAACAAGCAAATTTCCTGATAAGAAGCTCGTAATTCTTACATGTATGGATACAAGGCTGGTTGAGCTTCTGCCAAATGCCATGAACTTCCGAAACGGTGACGTGAAGATTGTAAAAAGTGCAGGGGCTATAGTGGCGCATCCGTTTGGAAGTATTATGAGGAGTCTGCTGGTTGCTGTTTATGAGCTTGGTGCTGAAGAAATATGTGTTGTCGGCCATCATGACTGTGGAATGAGCAAGCTGAATGCAAAGTCATTTTTAGAAAAAACCAAGAACCGCGGCATCTCTCAGGATAAAATCGATTTGCTTCGCTACTCGGGCATGGATTTAGATAAATGGCTTCAGGGCTTTGATAAAGTAGAGGATAGTGTTTTACATAGTGTAGATGTCATAAAAAATCATCCCCTGCTTCCGGCCGATGTTAGGGTTCATGGACTGGTAATTGATCCTGGAACGGGCAAGCTGGATTTGATTACGAATGGGTATGAGTAG
- a CDS encoding metal ABC transporter substrate-binding protein translates to MRKIALALILLLAAASSLAGCSSSGETNEAKNGRLKIYTTIFPLEDFTKKIGGDLVEVKSVYPPNTDAHSFEPSTKTMVKIAEGDAFIYTGAGIEGFADKAAETLKNEDVEIVKAAEGIELAKSAAHSHEGEAGHDEHEGHEHGDTDPHVWLDPIRSIQMAENIKNALVKKHPEGKETFEKNFAALKTNLEKLDKEYKDTLSKTDKKEILVSHAAYGYWQERYGIEQISVMGLSASDEPSQKQISAIIKDAKEHEIKHVIFEKNISSKLSEIVQKEIGATPLTVSNLESVTEEDAKNSEDYFSLMRKNLETLKTALTE, encoded by the coding sequence ATGAGAAAAATAGCTCTTGCTTTAATTTTGCTCCTCGCTGCGGCTTCATCACTGGCGGGATGTTCATCAAGCGGCGAGACGAACGAGGCGAAGAATGGCAGATTGAAAATATATACGACGATTTTCCCGCTTGAAGATTTCACAAAAAAAATCGGCGGAGATCTAGTGGAAGTTAAAAGCGTGTATCCTCCTAATACAGACGCACATTCCTTTGAACCCTCCACTAAAACCATGGTTAAAATTGCAGAGGGTGATGCTTTTATTTACACTGGAGCAGGCATTGAAGGGTTTGCTGATAAAGCGGCAGAAACATTAAAGAATGAGGATGTTGAAATCGTTAAGGCAGCAGAAGGAATTGAACTCGCTAAAAGTGCAGCTCATTCTCATGAAGGAGAAGCAGGCCATGATGAACATGAAGGACATGAACATGGAGATACCGATCCTCATGTTTGGCTTGATCCAATCCGTTCCATCCAGATGGCTGAAAACATAAAGAATGCACTCGTTAAAAAACACCCTGAAGGCAAAGAAACCTTTGAGAAGAATTTCGCTGCATTAAAGACAAACCTTGAGAAATTGGACAAGGAATATAAGGATACTCTTTCCAAAACGGATAAAAAGGAAATTCTCGTTTCTCATGCAGCATATGGCTACTGGCAGGAACGCTATGGAATTGAGCAAATTAGTGTAATGGGGTTATCAGCTTCAGATGAGCCCTCCCAAAAGCAAATCAGCGCCATCATTAAGGACGCTAAAGAACATGAAATCAAACATGTAATTTTTGAAAAGAATATCAGCAGCAAGCTCTCAGAGATTGTGCAGAAAGAAATTGGAGCAACTCCTTTAACTGTAAGTAATTTGGAATCCGTAACCGAAGAAGATGCAAAAAACAGCGAGGATTATTTCAGTCTTATGAGAAAAAATTTAGAGACCTTGAAAACCGCGCTGACAGAATAA
- a CDS encoding M4 family metallopeptidase, giving the protein MNKKFAAIVIGTALTLGSALPSASALTALTDNNFQEKAQLVQKQWLKDKGSPSFHTGIKSSIKVQKEADARSFLKQENAVKIDPSNELTLLSEEKDELGFTHYKYIQSVNGVPVDGAVYIVHTDKNGTVTAANGALHDDVKAQVKSTKAKISKSKASDLAWKSINLSKKETEAEEQSIPQGPVKKSNVKSSNEKGELVLYKKNNQFHLAYKVQLQFIKPYGANWQIYVDANTGEIIDSYNAVNDATGSGTGVLGDTKSLNTYFSSNTYYLYDITKAMTGVIETFTAKNGSSLPGSYSVDSDNVFNATGQRADVDAHFYAGKVYDYYKNTHGRNSFDGNGGTIRSTVHYGSRYNNAFWNGSQMVYGDGDGSTFTSLSGALDVVAHELTHAVTERTANLQYQNQSGALNESMSDVFGYFLDPDYLMGEDVYTPGRSGDALRSLSNPEAYGQPSNFANYVYTSSDNGGVHTNSGIPNKAFYYTVQSIGKSAAEKIYYRALTRYLTPTSSFSNARAALLQSAADLYGSGSSTYNGVASAWTQVGVN; this is encoded by the coding sequence TTGAACAAAAAGTTTGCTGCAATAGTTATTGGTACTGCATTAACATTAGGCTCCGCCCTGCCGTCTGCATCTGCTTTGACTGCTCTAACAGACAATAATTTTCAAGAGAAAGCACAGCTTGTCCAGAAGCAATGGCTTAAAGACAAAGGCAGTCCATCTTTTCATACCGGTATTAAATCCTCTATTAAAGTTCAAAAAGAAGCAGATGCAAGAAGCTTCCTTAAGCAAGAAAACGCAGTAAAGATTGATCCCTCCAATGAACTGACTCTCTTGAGCGAAGAAAAAGATGAACTTGGATTTACTCATTACAAATACATTCAATCGGTAAATGGTGTACCAGTGGATGGCGCTGTGTATATCGTTCATACTGATAAAAACGGTACAGTAACTGCTGCAAATGGAGCTTTGCATGATGACGTTAAAGCACAGGTTAAGAGCACAAAAGCAAAAATCTCCAAATCTAAGGCTTCAGATTTGGCATGGAAATCTATTAATCTATCTAAAAAAGAAACTGAAGCTGAAGAACAGTCCATTCCCCAAGGTCCTGTTAAGAAAAGCAATGTGAAAAGTTCAAATGAAAAAGGCGAGCTTGTTCTTTACAAGAAAAACAATCAATTCCATCTGGCTTATAAAGTTCAGCTTCAATTCATTAAACCATACGGAGCCAACTGGCAAATCTACGTTGATGCAAATACAGGAGAAATTATTGATTCCTACAACGCAGTAAACGATGCAACAGGCTCCGGGACAGGGGTATTGGGTGATACGAAATCCCTGAATACTTACTTCTCAAGCAATACTTATTATTTATATGACATTACAAAGGCTATGACAGGTGTAATTGAGACGTTTACAGCAAAAAATGGATCAAGCCTTCCCGGTTCTTATTCCGTTGACAGCGATAACGTCTTCAATGCTACTGGACAGCGTGCTGATGTAGACGCTCACTTCTATGCAGGAAAAGTGTATGATTACTATAAAAACACTCACGGACGTAATAGTTTCGACGGTAATGGCGGTACAATCCGCTCTACTGTTCATTATGGCAGCCGCTATAACAATGCGTTCTGGAACGGATCTCAAATGGTTTATGGAGATGGAGATGGCTCTACCTTCACTTCCCTTTCCGGAGCATTGGATGTTGTTGCCCATGAGCTTACACATGCTGTGACTGAAAGAACAGCGAACCTGCAATACCAAAACCAATCAGGTGCATTAAATGAATCTATGTCCGATGTTTTTGGATACTTCCTTGATCCGGATTACTTAATGGGTGAAGATGTCTACACTCCTGGCAGATCCGGTGATGCCTTAAGAAGTCTTTCTAATCCCGAAGCATATGGACAGCCGAGCAACTTCGCTAACTATGTATACACATCTTCTGATAATGGAGGAGTTCATACGAACAGCGGTATCCCAAATAAAGCCTTCTATTATACAGTTCAAAGCATCGGTAAATCAGCAGCTGAAAAAATCTACTACCGTGCATTGACTAGATACCTGACTCCAACAAGCAGCTTTAGCAATGCCCGCGCAGCTCTTCTTCAATCTGCTGCAGATTTATATGGCAGCGGAAGCAGCACGTATAACGGAGTCGCTAGTGCCTGGACTCAGGTAGGCGTAAACTAA
- a CDS encoding type B 50S ribosomal protein L31: MKQAIHPNYQKVVYMDVNSGFKFLSGSTKGANETIKWEDGNTYPLIKMETTADTHPFYTGRQKFADKGGRADRFMKKYNM; encoded by the coding sequence ATGAAACAAGCCATACATCCAAACTATCAAAAAGTCGTCTATATGGACGTGAATAGCGGATTCAAATTTTTAAGCGGCTCAACTAAAGGGGCCAACGAAACAATTAAGTGGGAGGACGGGAATACCTATCCCCTCATTAAAATGGAAACGACTGCGGATACTCATCCGTTCTATACTGGCAGACAGAAGTTTGCTGATAAAGGCGGCCGCGCTGATCGTTTCATGAAAAAATATAATATGTAA
- a CDS encoding pentapeptide repeat-containing protein: MTLNFKMERPKIPKDLKEGNFQDVFDDEDPYMSNCLISNTEADYVEIDKLTLSKVVINHVRLVNASFKRIDLTDAVFENCDLSNVDLSEGNLNRVVFKDCKLMGLNVSEANLGNVTFENCLLNLADFGDARLKQITFERSSLQNVNFFDARFNKIIFEQCDLNSADFTGTALKGIDISTCHYDQISLQPGNLEGCVVSSEQAIGFAALLGLRIKE, from the coding sequence GTGACCTTAAATTTTAAAATGGAACGTCCAAAAATCCCAAAAGATCTTAAAGAGGGAAATTTTCAGGACGTATTTGATGATGAAGACCCATATATGTCCAACTGCCTGATTTCAAACACCGAGGCTGATTATGTGGAAATTGATAAATTAACTCTTTCCAAAGTAGTAATTAATCATGTGCGTCTGGTAAATGCTTCTTTTAAGAGAATTGATTTAACAGATGCTGTTTTTGAAAACTGTGATTTGTCCAATGTTGATTTAAGCGAGGGAAATCTAAACAGAGTCGTTTTCAAGGACTGCAAACTAATGGGGCTGAATGTTTCGGAGGCTAATCTCGGAAATGTAACCTTTGAAAACTGTCTGTTAAATTTGGCCGATTTTGGGGATGCCCGTTTAAAACAAATTACGTTTGAACGTTCATCTTTGCAAAATGTCAATTTTTTCGATGCTAGATTTAATAAGATTATATTTGAACAATGTGATTTGAACTCCGCTGATTTTACAGGCACTGCTTTAAAAGGGATAGACATAAGTACATGTCATTATGATCAGATTAGTTTGCAGCCTGGAAATTTGGAAGGCTGTGTGGTTTCTTCTGAACAGGCAATTGGTTTTGCTGCGCTACTAGGGCTGCGTATAAAAGAATAA